The window CAATTTCAATTAAGTCATGGCAATCTCTCTTGACAATCAGCACCATTCACATGTTTTTGACTAGCTGTTAGTTATGGAACACTGTTTTTAACTAGTTTAGGATTGTGTATCATTGTAAGCTCGATCTTGGCTTTATCAGGGTCAGATAACTATTAGGATTAACAAAATGCATAGAACTTGCAGAAAGTCTTCTGAATTGTATCAGAAACTAGAAATATGCAAACTGGAATGTGCATAATTGGCGAAATGGATGGCTTATGAGAAACTCAATATGACTAAATATCATAAAactagagtctcatcaaattccatAGAACAAAACTTTAGCTACAATTTTAGCAaagaataattaatttattcataaaatacaTAGGTCAATGTAGACATTGGAAACTGGTGCAAGAATGAGCCTGTCTTCATATAATTGTCATAAAGGGTCAAATTGGCACAATGATGTGTGGGGCAAAAGTCTTCAATTGGTGAAGGACTTTAGGTTAAAAGATACAGATTCTATAATTAAACTGTTCTATAAGAAAAAGGCCAAATAAACAGAAATTGCCAAGGCAATCACTGTAGTAACATGTATATTGTGCAAACACAGTTTAAGGTCACAAATTGCAACATACCACCATAAACGCACATCATTGTCACATATCAATGAGTATGAAATTATTTATCTTGAAGATATGCACCCCAAATCAGAAAAATTATGGTATCAAAAGAATCACTTTGCTAAATTGAAGGATTCTATTGGcgataataaatttttaaaatgactAAAACTTCACAGATGTCCTCTGATTTTTTGAGGATACATACAGAATATTTTTGCATGAACAACAAATATGGGCATGCAATCATACAAAAATagttaataaaagaaaaaataaattgaattataaatataaaacatGTCCTCTGTGtgctgaaaaagaaaattcatttaTTGTCAAGGCTGGTAATGGCTTATGACCAACACTTAAGCGCGAGAATAGAAGAGTCGTATAGAATAGCTGTACCAGGTCAAGGACATGAACGAGAGATTTAATACCATTCTCATCCATGGAATGAATATGCTCCTCCACCCATTTCCCAAGAATCAAATCCAACTCCAAAAACCCTCGTTGTTTGCTCCTATATATCAGTCTGTTTCCCACATCCAAGGGAGAAAAGTTTttagaagaaattaaaattgagatctccatcaaaattaaaatgtgACAAAGAAATCAAAGCCCAAAGTATGATTATATTCAGACAAAGAAATAAAGTGGAACCTGTTAAATAATTGTCTCTTGCTCTCTTCATTGGAGAGATCGATATCAAGCGATTGGGTATTTGaagaaaacccagaaacccaacGATATTGAGGCTTGAAAAGGGCCTGAGGGGAAGTGGCAGCAATGGAGCTCCGATTGGAATTTAGGATTTTGCACACACTAATCAGACTTCTTCTCAAACTCGCCATTTTGCTTTACAAATAGAAAATCGTTCAGATGGGTTCTTTTTCACACTTCACAAATACAAAACCATGGGGGTGTGACTGTGAGTTACTGTGGACAACAAGAAAGAGGGCAAACAGAGAAATTTTATGCCACAACTATTGTAGGGCTAATagaactagtcgctaacccgagTAATGCACAAGATAGTTCaacaaaagtaatatatatGTTCACTTTGCGCAAAGATACAGTCACTTGAAACATGAAGCATAACCACCTATTTACAATATGACTCAAGGCATACCATACGATGCACGGGGTGCTAAAAACAACCAAGTACTATAAAAAAAACTCATGTATTCCACTATACTTTGGCAAAGAAGCAATACCTATCACTATATACTATCTAATCTATTGGCATCTGCATAGTATATGaactaaaaatatgaaaaagaaagtCTATCAGAACATGAAGCAATAGAAGTATTCATAGAAATAATGCTTCTATATGGAATTTAATCAAACACATTATGGGTTATTTGTTTTGCAATTTTGCCAACTTataatcaaacacaaaatataGTCAAAGGAAAGAATAGATATCagcatataaaaatatctcAACATTTTAGCTCAATAAGCTCTTTTGAGTCATAATTCTTCACAATCATGTTAATGGATGCTCTATTGCCAGCTGGGTGCAACTTATTTCTTCATTGCATTctaatttcaaaaaagaaaatctatctGATGTAAAAATTTCTTAAAGTAGTCTCTCATGTAAAAATTACTTGCACAAAAACGTAACTTGATAATtcacaaaaatcacaaaaaatctTGTCCAATAAGAGAAATGAAACCACCACTTTCATGGAATTAATATTGGGAAGATTGaacttatttgaaaaatataagaaatgaaAATCGCATATAAATTAATTGCTTTAGCCAGGGGAAAAAAGAACATGAATTCTTAGCACCACCCGGTTCACCAAACAATCCAAGTCAAACCTACACCACCAAAAATAAACAATTCCAACAAGCCAACAGCAGAACAACCTCAATTCTCATTctataaaacccaaacccaagtgaatgattgaaacacacagagagagatTTTTAACATCCCAtatgaatttcattaaaaaaaaaaagaaaaaaaaaaaaacatgaatgaatcaataaaagagaaaaaggcaAACCTTTTCAGAGGGCAACAAAGCTTTTGTTGTCACAGGGTCTCTTCCTGAAAATGTTGACACGCAAAAGCGCAATGTCTTAACAACTGAAACCAATTTTCATTATTACAGTAGAAAGATAAAAGAAGCTCTAAGCTGATTCAAAGAAAAGAGATACAAACATATATAAGCACCTGATTCTCGAATCTGAAAAAGAGGAGAAATCCTGAACTTCAAAGACAGATGATCGGGGATTGAGGGAAAggaagaacttttttttttttttttccttctcaaagcttgttttatttatttagttcaaTCTCTCAAGTTTAGCAAAATTGGGAGTTGTA of the Quercus robur chromosome 10, dhQueRobu3.1, whole genome shotgun sequence genome contains:
- the LOC126703592 gene encoding succinate dehydrogenase assembly factor 2, mitochondrial translates to MASLRRSLISVCKILNSNRSSIAATSPQALFKPQYRWVSGFSSNTQSLDIDLSNEESKRQLFNRLIYRSKQRGFLELDLILGKWVEEHIHSMDENGIKSLVHVLDLENPDLWKWLTAQEQPPEGLEINPVFTALHDKVMNNLNSYSAPETRAMPGQPWVRGWDDIKKGQDGPIAGNQ